Part of the Corynebacterium canis genome is shown below.
TATGAGGCACATCATAGTTTGGAGTCCAGCTCCCTGCAGAACCAACCCCCGTCCCCCAACCCGAAAGCTACTCGGATCTATCGATGTGCCGGATCCGGTAGCGCAGTTCTTCGCCTTTGATTCGCATCCTTGTGCGGAGCGCTTTGGCCTGTCGGGAAGCGAAGTCGCTGGCTATGGCTAGCCAGCGGCTGAGGTCGTTGGGGGTGTCGGTTTCTGGGAGTTCGTAGTCGTCGTAATCTGGGTCGGTGGCGGAGAAGCCGAGTTTTGTGGATCCGCGCGTGACCAGGGTTTCTACATCCACGGCGTGGGGCTTCGGCCGGGGCACCATGCGGGGTTCGGCCCGCCCGTCGATGGCGTAGGCGACGATATTGATGTCGGGGCCTTCGTCGGTGATGCCGAGCCAGGCGCGCTGTGCGGCTTTCACCAAATCGTGCGGATGGAACGGCAGTTCGATTCCATGGCCTTCGCCTCCCCAGAGCGGCGCTTCGAAGGGTTCGGGCACGCCGATGTCTTCGTAGACGCGGGTGCGCCGCGCGCAGAGCGATCGTTTGAGTTGACCTGCGTGCCAGTGGGCCACGCCGCCGAGTCCGGTGTGTTCGTTGACGGCGAAGGCGTAGATGTCTACGGCGGGCAGCGAGCGCAGCAGGTGCGGATCCAATTCGGAGAGTTCGTGCGCTTGATCGAGTACGGTTTGGACTACGGCGAGCCCTGGGTATCCGCCGATGTAGTATTCGCCGCGCGAGGTTTTGGCGGAGCGATTCAGCGGGAATTGCCCGAATACTGTGATGGGCCATCGGGGGTTGAGTTGGGCGAGGTATTTGCGTCCGAATCCCCGGTCGGCTTTTGGTTCGGCAGCGAGGATGCGCGCAGGGTTGGCGGCGGTGACGAACCATAGTGTGACTACGGCTTGGTGCGGGGCAGGCATGCTCGGCTAGCTCCTCGGGCGCTTGGTGTTTGTGCGCACCCCGAGGAGTACGTCTTCCCAATGTGGCGTGACTGCTTTTCGACGCCGCTTAGGCTCCGGCGTTTTCACATTCCTCGGCGTGACTTGTTCCTCGTTCTCCAAGAAGCCATCGCCTTCCGTTGAGCGTTCGTCGGAGACTACTGGGATTGGGGCGGTTTGTTCGTTTGGGGTGGGGACGTCGAAGTGGGGGAGGCTGCGGACTGGTCGGGAGAATTGGGGGTCG
Proteins encoded:
- a CDS encoding DUF6928 family protein; this translates as MPAPHQAVVTLWFVTAANPARILAAEPKADRGFGRKYLAQLNPRWPITVFGQFPLNRSAKTSRGEYYIGGYPGLAVVQTVLDQAHELSELDPHLLRSLPAVDIYAFAVNEHTGLGGVAHWHAGQLKRSLCARRTRVYEDIGVPEPFEAPLWGGEGHGIELPFHPHDLVKAAQRAWLGITDEGPDINIVAYAIDGRAEPRMVPRPKPHAVDVETLVTRGSTKLGFSATDPDYDDYELPETDTPNDLSRWLAIASDFASRQAKALRTRMRIKGEELRYRIRHIDRSE